The Phacochoerus africanus isolate WHEZ1 chromosome X, ROS_Pafr_v1, whole genome shotgun sequence genome has a segment encoding these proteins:
- the PRPS2 gene encoding ribose-phosphate pyrophosphokinase 2 has protein sequence MPNIVLFSGSSHQDLSQRVADRLGLELGKVVTKKFSNQETSVEIGESVRGEDVYIIQSGCGEINDNLMELLIMINACKIASSSRVTAVIPCFPYARQDKKDKSRAPISAKLVANMLSVAGADHIITMDLHASQIQGFFDIPVDNLYAEPAVLQWIRENIAEWRNCIIVSPDAGGAKRVTSIADRLNVEFALIHKERKKANEVDRMVLVGDVKDRVAILVDDMADTCGTICHAADKLLSAGATKVYAILTHGIFSGPAISRINNAAFEAVVVTNTIPQEDKMKHCSKIQVIDISMILAEAIRRTHNGESVSYLFSHVPL, from the exons ATGCCCAACATCGTGCTCTTCAGCGGCAGCTCGCACCAGGACCTGTCCCAGCGCGTGGCCGACCGGCTCGGCCTGGAGCTGGGCAAGGTGGTCACCAAGAAGTTCAGCAACCAGGAGACCAG CGTGGAGATTGGCGAAAGCGTGAGGGGGGAGGATGTGTACATcatccagagtggctgtggcgAAATCAACGACAACCTGATGGAGCTGCTCATCATGATCAACGCCTGCAAGATcgcctcctcctccagggtgACCGCCGTGATCCCATGCTTCCCCTACGCCCGGCAAGACAAAAAGGACAAG agtCGTGCTCCGATTTCAGCAAAACTTGTGGCCAATATGCTCTCGGTGGCTGGGGCAGATCACATCATCACCATGGACCTGCATGCCTCTCAGATCCAG GGCTTCTTTGATATCCCCGTGGACAACTTATACGCGGAGCCCGCGGTCCTGCAGTGGATTCGGGAGAACATCGCCGAGTGGAGAAACTGCATCATCGTTTCACCTGATGCCGGCGGCGCCAAAAG GGTCACATCAATTGCAGACAGGTTGAATGTGGAGTTTGCCTTGATTcacaaggagaggaagaaggcgAATGAAGTGGACCGGATGGTCCTGGTGGGTGACGTGAAGGACCGAGTGGCCATCCTCGTGGATGACATGGCTGACACGTGTGGCACCATCTGCCATGCTGCAGACAA GCTACTCTCTGCCGGAGCCACCAAAGTATATGCTATCCTTACCCATGGGATCTTCTCTGGGCCCGCTATTTCCAGAATAAATAATGCCGCCTTTGAGGCTGTTGTTGTCACCAACACCATTCCACAAGAGGACAAAATGAAGCACTGCTCCAAGATTCAG